In the Natrinema sp. CBA1119 genome, GGAACGCCGGACTGAACGGTCGTCTCGACGGTCACGCCGGCCTCTGTCGCCGTCGACTCCAGTTCCTCGAGCCAGCCCGCTGCGCGCTCTTGTAGGTGCTGGCGTGCCTCTTCGGGATCGACGATACCGGTATCGTATTCGGTGCGCTCGTCGACGACGGCGATGCCATACAGCGGCGCGTCGAAGCGCTCGGCGAGCGCGATTGCGTGATCGACCGCGGTCGCCGCGGCCTCGCTCCCGTCGGTCGCGACCAGAATGGACTCGTACATGGGCGTCAGTACGTGCCCCCTCGAGAAAGCATTGGGGCTCGCGGGGCGGCGTCCTCGGACGTGGTTACCCGCCCCGTCCGAGTACCATCCGAACGCTCCAGAACGATTATTTCTCGTCAAATAGTCACCAGTTGTATAATGTCGCAGGAATTGGGTTCCCGCGCTCGAGAGTTGTCGAAGCCCTATTACGACGACGGCCTTCCGGCGCACGATCTGTTCCACGCTGCCCGAGTCAGAAACGTCTCGATTCGGTTAGCAGCGGACTGCGAGAGCGGGGTCGACAGAGCCGTCCTTTCCGCGGCGGCATGGTTACACGATATCGGTCGCCCGCGGGAGAGAACGGGAGCGATCGACGATCACGCCGAGTGGGCGGCGGCCGAAGCCGCGGAGCTTCTCGAGACGGACGGAGTGACGGCG is a window encoding:
- a CDS encoding universal stress protein, which translates into the protein MYESILVATDGSEAAATAVDHAIALAERFDAPLYGIAVVDERTEYDTGIVDPEEARQHLQERAAGWLEELESTATEAGVTVETTVQSGVPHEEILDEAADRDAGAIVLGSRGRSSFKGALLGSTVDRVVRIADRPVLVVGGGGERVDDRSNGESPHNADGSDV